The genome window GGGCTGGGTGCTAGGGGTTAGGGGCTGGGTATTAGGGATTAGGGGTTGGGGACTACCAACTGACAACTGAGCACTGCCAACTAGCGCAGCGCCACAATCCCGACAGAACTTGGTCTGGGGTAAGTTCTCGAAGCCGCACTGCGGGCAGCGGGGCCGCACGGAGGCCCCGCACTCGCCGCAGAACTTGGTCCCTTCGGGGTTGTCCGCCCCACAGTTCGTGCAACGCATGTTGCCTCTTTTCTCCTTACGAACTCGCCCGGGCAAGGCAGGAACTAAAAGTTGAAAGTTGAAAGTTGAAAGTTGAAAACCAACAACTACCAACTAAAAACTACCAACTTTATAACAACACCTTCCCCTCATGCAGCTTCCGCACCGCATCCTCGGACAGGCCGAGGATATTGCGCAACACTTCGTCGGTCTGTTGCCCGCGCAGCGGCGCGGCGGCACGCACTTCGCACGGCGTACCCGACATTTGCCAGGGAATGCCTGCGTGAATGCGCGTCCCTACTTCGGGGTGTTCCTTTTGCACGAGGTAGCCGCGCGCCTGTAGATGCGGATTGGTGGCCAAGTCTTTGTTACTCATCGACGGGAACGCCGAGACTCCGGCTTTTTGCAGGAGTTCCGTCACTTCCCAGCGATCACGGGCTTGGGTCCACTCGGAGATGAGGGTCTCCAAGATGTCCTCATTGGCTTTGCGCGCCGTGACATTAGCGAAGCGTTTATCGGTCGCCAGCTCGGGGTTGCCCATAGCCTGACACAGCGCCTGCCATTCGGTTTCGGAACCGCAGGCAATCGTCACCCACTTATCGGCGTCGCCCTGACATTTGAAGCAACCATGCGGTGCCATCCAGCGGTCACGGTTGCCGTCACGTTCCGGCTGTGATCGGTTCATGGCATAATCCATGAGCCCTTCGGGCATGAGCACGAGCAAGGCTTCCCACAACGCCAAATCGATATGCACGCCTTTGCCGGTGCGTTGCCGATACGCCAGTGCCGCCATAGCCGCGAATGACCCGAAAATCCCGGCATTGGGATCGCCGTAAGAAATGCCAACTTCCGCCGGGCCAACATCGCGGTAGCCGGTGAGCGACGAAATCCCCGAGAGCGGCACAGAGGCCGGACCATAACCCATGTACTGTCGTTCCGGTCCGGTTTGCCCATAGCCGCAAATCGAGACCATGATGAGGTCCGGTTTGATCTGCTTGAGCGTCTCGTACCCCAACCCCATGCGGTCGATGGCGCCGGCAGAAAAATTCTGCACGACGATATCGCTCTTGGCGATCAGTTGCTTGGCAATCTCGATCCCCTCGGGGCGTCCGAGATCGAGCTGAAGACTTTTCTTGCCTTGGCTGTATTGGTTGAAATAGCCCGCGCGGTTCGGTCCGGGCACGTCATCGGCGAACGAGGGAATGAGTCGGCTCACGCAGGGGCGTTTCTGACTTTCGATACGAATGACCTCCGCACCCATATGCGCCATCTGGAGCGTGCAATACGGCCCAGCCCACGCCCAGGTAAAATCGGTCACGCGGATTCCTGCTAATGGTAGACGCGACATGATACAGCTCCTGTTTCGGTGGCTAGTTGTCAGTTTGTAGTTGTTAGTTTGTAGTCAGACGAGGATGTCCGGATCGACTTCTACTAAAAACTACGAACTACTGACTAAAAACTCTTAAAACACTCCCTGACTTCTCAGATTGTCGATCTCTGTCTGAGAT of Deltaproteobacteria bacterium contains these proteins:
- a CDS encoding CoA transferase; translated protein: MSRLPLAGIRVTDFTWAWAGPYCTLQMAHMGAEVIRIESQKRPCVSRLIPSFADDVPGPNRAGYFNQYSQGKKSLQLDLGRPEGIEIAKQLIAKSDIVVQNFSAGAIDRMGLGYETLKQIKPDLIMVSICGYGQTGPERQYMGYGPASVPLSGISSLTGYRDVGPAEVGISYGDPNAGIFGSFAAMAALAYRQRTGKGVHIDLALWEALLVLMPEGLMDYAMNRSQPERDGNRDRWMAPHGCFKCQGDADKWVTIACGSETEWQALCQAMGNPELATDKRFANVTARKANEDILETLISEWTQARDRWEVTELLQKAGVSAFPSMSNKDLATNPHLQARGYLVQKEHPEVGTRIHAGIPWQMSGTPCEVRAAAPLRGQQTDEVLRNILGLSEDAVRKLHEGKVLL